In one window of Pirellulales bacterium DNA:
- a CDS encoding STAS domain-containing protein: MDRIPILRMGEFLLVTIQVDMHDQLALNLQDDLTSKIEKTGARGVLIDISALEMVDSFIGRMIANISGMSRILDARTVVVGMQPAVAITLVELGLSLPGVKTALSVERGMDYLSAERALELGELSKHEAGSPLDDRPAGTEASDGGDQN; encoded by the coding sequence ATGGATCGAATTCCCATTCTGAGGATGGGCGAGTTCCTGCTCGTTACCATTCAAGTGGACATGCATGACCAACTCGCTTTGAACCTGCAAGACGATCTAACGTCCAAAATTGAGAAAACGGGTGCCCGTGGCGTCCTGATCGATATCTCGGCACTCGAAATGGTGGACTCCTTTATTGGTCGGATGATCGCCAATATTTCCGGGATGTCACGTATTCTCGACGCCCGTACGGTCGTGGTTGGCATGCAACCTGCAGTAGCCATCACGCTTGTCGAATTGGGCCTATCTCTGCCGGGGGTTAAGACGGCATTGAGTGTCGAGCGCGGGATGGATTATTTGAGTGCCGAACGTGCCCTGGAGCTGGGGGAGTTGTCAAAACACGAGGCCGGGAGTCCTTTGGACGATCGCCCAGCTGGAACGGAGGCCAGCGATGGCGGTGATCAGAACTGA
- a CDS encoding anti-sigma regulatory factor produces MAVIRTDQLPVCTEQDIVIARQTVRRLMQELSFSLVDQTKMVTGASELARNTVIYGGGGELTCEILTEGIRTGLRLTFKDQGPGIPNMEMAMMDGWTSGKGLGMGLSGTKRLVNEFEIESSPGAGTRVTITRWK; encoded by the coding sequence ATGGCGGTGATCAGAACTGACCAGCTCCCCGTATGCACCGAGCAAGACATCGTTATTGCGAGGCAAACCGTTCGGCGGTTGATGCAGGAACTCAGCTTTAGCCTTGTCGATCAAACGAAAATGGTGACAGGCGCTAGTGAGCTGGCGCGAAATACGGTGATCTACGGTGGCGGAGGGGAACTAACGTGCGAAATTCTGACCGAAGGCATTCGCACGGGCCTACGGCTTACGTTTAAAGACCAAGGGCCGGGCATCCCCAACATGGAAATGGCAATGATGGATGGTTGGACGAGCGGCAAAGGGCTCGGCATGGGGTTGTCCGGAACGAAAAGACTTGTCAACGAATTTGAAATCGAAAGTAGCCCGGGCGCTGGCACCCGAGTAACCATAACGCGCTGGAAGTGA
- a CDS encoding ATP-binding protein produces the protein MPACQTVIPVSDPSQVGEARRQVIRIAEQASFGEADRGKAAIVVTELATNLARHATDGLILAQAHLFADRKSVEILSIDRGPGISDVPRCLEDGFSTGGTPGTGLGAARRLSTEFEIYSTEPAGTIVFCRVEETVRRRSERSSFSWGVINCPAPNEVDCGDSWSLRESKDRLSLMLADGLGHGPFAAAAAEEATIVFDRDPFAPLPSIFSAAHIRMQGTRGGAMAAAQIDSSNGEMKYVGVGNIAGHLRGLEGEAKRGLFSHNGTLGAQLHKIQQFDYQCPIPGLLVMHSDGLQSRWSFDCYEGLTQSHPAIISAVLYRDFTRGRDDVTIAVVRVSPNDRDNSASQT, from the coding sequence ATGCCAGCCTGTCAAACGGTAATACCAGTTTCTGATCCCAGTCAGGTCGGAGAAGCACGGCGGCAGGTCATCCGTATCGCAGAGCAAGCCTCCTTCGGCGAAGCTGATCGGGGAAAGGCAGCCATAGTCGTCACTGAGCTCGCAACCAACTTGGCGCGCCATGCCACGGACGGGCTAATCCTGGCGCAGGCCCATCTATTCGCCGATCGGAAATCGGTAGAAATTCTGTCCATCGATCGCGGTCCTGGAATCTCGGACGTGCCCCGGTGCCTAGAAGATGGTTTTTCCACGGGTGGTACGCCAGGTACGGGATTGGGCGCTGCACGCCGATTGTCGACCGAATTCGAGATTTACTCCACAGAACCGGCGGGCACGATCGTGTTTTGCCGCGTGGAAGAGACCGTTCGGCGTCGGTCGGAGAGAAGCTCGTTCTCGTGGGGAGTCATAAACTGCCCCGCGCCGAACGAAGTCGACTGCGGTGATTCGTGGAGCCTAAGAGAGTCGAAAGATAGACTGTCATTGATGCTCGCCGATGGGCTTGGGCATGGCCCGTTTGCGGCCGCCGCGGCTGAAGAAGCCACGATAGTTTTTGATCGGGATCCCTTTGCTCCGCTACCATCCATCTTCAGTGCGGCGCACATCCGAATGCAGGGAACGCGGGGCGGCGCTATGGCGGCCGCACAGATCGATTCCTCAAATGGCGAAATGAAGTATGTCGGCGTCGGCAACATAGCTGGCCACTTGCGGGGACTTGAGGGTGAGGCCAAACGCGGGTTATTTTCCCATAATGGCACGCTTGGCGCGCAGCTGCACAAAATCCAACAGTTCGACTACCAATGTCCAATACCTGGACTATTGGTCATGCATTCCGACGGTTTGCAGAGTCGCTGGTCGTTCGATTGTTACGAGGGCCTGACGCAATCCCATCCAGCAATAATATCCGCAGTCTTGTATCGCGACTTCACTCGGGGGCGCGATGACGTGACGATCGCTGTCGTGCGAGTGTCGCCCAACGATCGAGACAATTCGGCTAGTCAGACATGA
- a CDS encoding ATP-binding protein → MNSPLPTPEDGSQLRPEYPAALEALAQRDRLIIQLNDELAETNQGVVALYAELDDKAAALREASELKSRFLSYMSHEFRTPLGAIRSIARILLDRMDGPLTSEQVKQVTFIQQSATELNEMVNDLLDLAKIEAGRIVISPEWFEMVDLFAAIRGMFKPLLTSEAVSLILEEPQDIPRIYTDDKKLSQILRNFISNALKFTVKGEVRVSVRREPGEQVTFSVADTGIGIAREHHDAVFNDFVQVDSPLQRKWRGTGLGLSLSKRISELLGGGVTMTSEPGLGSTFSVTVPIRFEGVGESTEGSKDHLALNEESDVGK, encoded by the coding sequence ATGAATAGTCCCTTGCCAACGCCAGAGGACGGCTCACAGCTGCGACCGGAATATCCGGCTGCGCTGGAGGCGCTCGCGCAGCGAGATCGCCTGATTATTCAGCTCAACGACGAGTTAGCGGAAACTAACCAAGGTGTCGTTGCACTGTACGCCGAGCTTGATGACAAAGCGGCAGCCCTGCGCGAAGCATCGGAATTGAAAAGTCGGTTCTTATCGTACATGAGCCATGAATTTCGTACTCCCCTCGGTGCCATTCGGAGTATTGCCCGCATTCTTTTGGACCGAATGGACGGGCCTCTTACTTCGGAACAAGTGAAGCAGGTAACTTTCATTCAGCAATCGGCAACTGAACTGAACGAAATGGTGAACGACCTGCTGGACTTAGCCAAGATTGAGGCAGGGCGCATTGTCATTTCTCCGGAATGGTTTGAAATGGTCGACTTGTTCGCTGCGATCCGAGGCATGTTTAAGCCGCTGCTAACGAGCGAGGCCGTATCATTGATCTTGGAAGAGCCTCAGGACATTCCGCGGATATATACCGATGACAAGAAGCTCTCGCAAATTCTCCGCAATTTTATCTCGAATGCGTTGAAATTTACGGTCAAAGGAGAAGTGAGAGTGTCGGTGCGCCGCGAGCCTGGTGAACAGGTAACTTTCTCGGTTGCAGACACCGGCATTGGCATCGCCCGCGAGCATCATGATGCAGTCTTTAACGACTTCGTACAGGTCGATTCGCCGTTGCAACGCAAATGGCGCGGAACCGGGTTAGGACTTTCTCTCAGCAAGAGAATATCCGAACTTTTGGGCGGCGGAGTTACGATGACTAGCGAACCAGGCCTAGGATCCACCTTCTCAGTGACAGTTCCGATTCGCTTTGAGGGCGTAGGAGAGTCTACGGAGGGCAGCAAGGATCACCTCGCCTTGAATGAGGAATCAGATGTCGGTAAGTAA
- a CDS encoding response regulator encodes MSVSNAHILVVDDNPATLYSTSRVLRSAGWTVSEAETGQKALDKVQAGVDLVVLDVNLPDMDGFDVCRRIRKNETTARLPVLHLSATFVQDVHKVHGLESGADGYLTHPIEPPVLIATVNAFLRARQAEIDLRQSESRFRAIFEKAPNGVALLNDDLTFVLVNPALCELLEREGESICRRSLQEFVPAESQSIFDEIRKEIEESRSWRGILSLQGVNERAIKSEWNLSTHAAPGLWLAIVDDITERIKYEAEREQLLLNAQDARAEAERANRYKDDFIATMSHELRTPLNAILGWSQVMKTGSLDTREMKDAIDTIERNARIQAEMIADLLDVSRITSGKIRLELRTVAPADVVDAAVAAVLPTAYDKDIRVNKSLDRATDSISADGARLQQVVWNLLVNAIKFTPEGGSVDLSLKQVGTAIEICVHDNGVGLSPTLLPQIFDRFRQGDASTTRQHAGLGLGLAIVKQLVEMHGGTVLAESPGEGLGATFTVRLPTAGTKIAPNVKTQGSSGVDMRTTLEEKLVDLSGVRVLIVEDDADSRRVLTRIVTDCAGVVRAVGNVPEALENIDEFQPEILVSDLGMPRQDGFELIRLVRERGYTSKRLPAIALSAFADSKSRQEALLAGFQGNLSKPVESREITAAIAALVSRKG; translated from the coding sequence ATGTCGGTAAGTAATGCCCATATACTGGTGGTGGACGATAATCCGGCAACGTTGTATTCCACATCGCGCGTACTTCGGAGCGCGGGTTGGACGGTTTCCGAAGCGGAGACGGGCCAGAAAGCATTGGATAAGGTGCAGGCAGGAGTCGACTTAGTCGTCCTCGACGTTAACCTGCCCGATATGGATGGATTCGACGTCTGCCGGCGCATCCGTAAGAACGAAACCACAGCTCGACTTCCAGTCCTGCACCTGTCTGCTACTTTTGTGCAGGACGTGCACAAAGTACATGGGTTGGAATCAGGCGCCGACGGATACCTAACACATCCGATCGAGCCACCGGTATTGATCGCGACAGTTAATGCCTTTCTACGTGCGAGACAAGCGGAAATCGACCTTCGTCAAAGCGAATCTCGCTTCAGGGCCATCTTCGAGAAGGCACCAAATGGCGTTGCGCTACTCAACGACGACCTCACCTTCGTTCTCGTCAATCCAGCGCTGTGCGAGTTGCTGGAACGCGAAGGCGAGTCGATTTGCCGAAGGTCATTGCAAGAATTTGTGCCAGCCGAGAGTCAATCGATCTTCGATGAGATCCGCAAAGAGATCGAAGAATCTCGATCATGGCGAGGCATTCTGTCTTTACAGGGCGTAAACGAGCGAGCCATAAAATCGGAATGGAACTTGTCGACCCACGCTGCTCCCGGTTTATGGCTCGCCATTGTCGACGATATTACTGAGCGTATTAAATACGAAGCGGAGAGAGAGCAGTTGCTGCTGAATGCGCAAGATGCCCGGGCCGAAGCCGAGCGTGCCAACCGCTATAAGGATGATTTCATAGCTACCATGTCGCATGAATTGCGCACGCCGCTCAATGCAATTCTAGGATGGTCGCAGGTGATGAAGACGGGCAGTCTCGACACGCGTGAGATGAAGGATGCAATTGATACGATCGAGCGCAATGCGCGGATCCAGGCAGAGATGATCGCGGACTTGCTTGACGTATCGCGAATTACGTCGGGGAAGATTCGCTTGGAGTTGCGTACGGTTGCTCCGGCCGACGTTGTCGACGCCGCCGTGGCAGCCGTTCTACCCACTGCTTACGACAAAGATATCCGCGTTAATAAGTCTCTTGACCGCGCAACCGATTCTATTTCCGCCGATGGTGCGCGCTTGCAGCAGGTTGTTTGGAATCTTTTGGTGAATGCGATCAAATTTACCCCGGAAGGAGGTAGCGTCGATTTATCCCTGAAGCAAGTTGGAACCGCCATCGAAATCTGCGTTCACGACAATGGGGTCGGACTTAGTCCCACATTGCTACCGCAGATCTTCGACCGCTTTCGACAGGGGGACGCGAGTACCACGCGGCAACATGCAGGTCTGGGGCTAGGTTTGGCCATCGTCAAGCAACTAGTCGAAATGCACGGTGGCACGGTTCTCGCGGAAAGTCCCGGCGAGGGATTAGGCGCGACGTTTACCGTGCGATTGCCGACGGCTGGAACGAAAATCGCTCCGAACGTCAAAACTCAAGGATCGTCAGGGGTGGACATGCGAACAACGCTTGAGGAAAAACTGGTCGATCTGAGTGGCGTTCGTGTCTTGATTGTGGAGGACGATGCAGACTCGCGAAGAGTGCTCACGCGAATTGTGACCGATTGCGCTGGAGTGGTTCGGGCCGTAGGCAACGTTCCGGAAGCGCTCGAGAACATTGACGAGTTTCAACCTGAAATACTCGTGAGCGATTTGGGCATGCCCCGCCAAGATGGTTTCGAATTGATTCGCCTGGTGCGCGAGCGGGGCTATACATCGAAACGCCTGCCGGCGATCGCGCTCAGCGCCTTTGCCGATAGCAAGAGCCGACAAGAGGCCCTCTTGGCAGGCTTTCAGGGAAATCTTTCAAAGCCAGTCGAGTCCCGAGAGATAACGGCGGCAATTGCCGCCCTAGTAAGTCGCAAGGGTTGA